In a genomic window of Diabrotica undecimpunctata isolate CICGRU chromosome 2, icDiaUnde3, whole genome shotgun sequence:
- the pkaap gene encoding A-kinase anchor protein 10, mitochondrial: MLQFLKKANKSGQQKYSSSHPPHCSNEKDHPIIPHENVLDSFKPNCGKTTPLPLSSFDDEGLFDIGELEATKDQSRLTRTLQETISDKNALAYFTHYMESRSACDYIHCWSEIQTFKSLLKDSQNLHTMKQFPHSPVPHSNFEHDSLSVSTDCDSYTADSNSLYDYSATTLSEGKTPQDNTCDKESDESNFSEKKSVQSIVDKALLLFKKYIAQEALCNIKCTEEMRKEIMENICSTDKVLSINCFDTVENYVYNIMQDEYFTSFLASDYFCKYQIDLLTGGNIALDDILYNETALFYFMEYLEQENQRSLLEFWIAASNFQQQLHDQKDFFDHVEAQTDAVVLYDKYFSLQATCPLGFSDKVRFAVEQSICGENGLMPDCFHLPLKIVETVLEKNYLQPFLTSQLFYKYLSDLINTVQLNDFSNFERYPNPASDCSSEKSFSQSTFLAFELPPSAIKRRDKNADMTIDTRELYDPDSLWKRKKCYRLSLGRVSEIGKYEADFEPEPDRKQFRFKSIFKKVVNNDEEDRKREEMAWQVAEMIVKDITNVTLGQSDK, encoded by the exons ATGCTACAGTTTCTAAAAAAAGCAAACAAGAGTG GTCAACAAAAATACTCCTCTAGCCATCCGCCCCACTGTAGCAATGAAAAGGATCATCCTATAATTCCGCATGAAAATGTGTTGGATTCATTCAAACCGAATTGTGGAAAAACCACTCCATTACCACTATCATCATTTGATGATGAGGGACTGTTTGATATTG GCGAATTGGAAGCTACAAAAGACCAATCAAGACTAACGAGAACACTACAAGAAACAATATCGGACAAAAATGCGCTGGCTTATTTTACCCACTACATGGAATCAAGAAGTGCTTGTGACTACATCCATTGTTGGTCAGAGATACAAACCTTCAAATCTCTTCTAAAAGATAGCCAGAATCTTCACACCATGAAACAGTTCCCCCATTCTCCCGTGCCACATAGTAATTTCGAACATGACAGTTTATCAGTTAGTACTGATTGTGATTCCTATACAGCCGATTCAAATAGTTTGTATGACTATTCGGCGACAACGTTATCAGAGGGCAAAACACCTCAGGATAACACATGTGATAAAGAAAGTGATGAATCTAATTTTAGTGAAAAGAAAAGTGTACAAAGTATAGTAGATAAAGCCttactattatttaaaaaatatatagcacAAGAGGCGCTGTGTAATATTAAATGTACAGAGGAAATGAGGaaagaaattatggaaaatatTTGCAGTACTGATAAAGTTTTATCAATTAATTGTTTTGATACCGTAGAGAATTATGTATATAATATCATGCAAGATGAGTATTTCACATCGTTTTTAGCTTCTGATTATTTCTGTAAATATCAGATCGATCTGCTTACAGGTGGTAATATTGCTCTTGATGATATTCTATACAACGAGACTGCTTTGTTTTATTTCATGGAGTACTTGGAACAAGAAAACCAGCGTAGTTTGCTAGAGTTTTGGATAGCCGCTTCGAATTTTCAGCAACAATTACACGACCAAAAAGACTTTTTTGATCACGTGGAAGCTCAAACTGATGCCGTAGTGTTATATGATAAATATTTTTCTCTCCAAGCTACGTGTCCCTTAGGTTTCAGTGATAAAGTTAGATTTGCAGTAGAACAAAGCATTTGCGGCGAGAACGGTCTGATGCCTGATTGTTTTCATCTTCCATTAAAGATCGTCGAAACAGTTCTGGAAAAGAACTATCTACAACCGTTTTTAACTTCCCAGTTGTTTTATAAGTATTTGTCAGATCTGATAAACACAGTACAGTTGAATGACTTTTCGAACTTTGAGCGGTATCCGAATCCAGCTTCTGACTGTAGCAGTGAGAAGAGTTTTAGTCAGAGCACTTTCTTAGCATTTGAACTCCCTCCCAGTGCGATCAAAAGAAGAGATAAGAACGCAGATATGACTATCGATACCAGGGAATTGTACGATCCAGACTCTCTTTGGAAGAGAAAAAAGTGTTACAGACTGTCATTAGGGCGAGTTAGTGAAATAGGCAAGTACGAAGCTGATTTTGAACCTGAACCTGATAGGAAGCAGTTTAGGTTCAAAAGTATATTCAAGAAAGTAGTTAATAACGACGAGGAGGATAGGAAGAGGGAGGAAATGGCATGGCAGGTAGCTGAAATGATAGTTAAGGATATAACTAACGTTACGTTAGGGCAATCAGACAAATGA